The genome window GATCCGCTTCCACAATCCCTCCGGCCACGACGCGGCGAGCCAGGCTGATGTCACCCTGCCGCTTGCCGTCTTCGACCGCTTCTTTGCGGGTCGCGGCATTTCGGTAAGTGCCTGACCTTTTCAACACCAGATCGTTTCGGAGGCTTTCATGACCCCTTCCCCAAACAGGCTGCGCATTGCCGTGCTCTTCGGCGGCCGCTCGGCCGAGCACGACGTCTCCGTGCTCTCGGCAACCAATGTCATGGGAGCGCTCAAGCCCGAGAAATACGACGCCGTCCCCATCTTCATCACCAAAGAGGGACAATGGCTGCTGAGCAGTTTTGAGGACGGCGCGCTGGCGACACCTTCGTCAGGAACGGAAATCTGCCTCGTGCCGGGGGGACAGGGCCGGATGCTGGCGATGCCTGCCCATGGCGCACCGCATGAGCTGGCAAGGATCGACATCCTGTTTCCCGTGCTGCACGGCCCGCATGGCGAAGACGGCTCAGTGCAAGGCGTGGCGGAGGTGGCCCGCGTTCCGTTCGCCGGCTGCGGCATCCTCGGCTCGGCCGCAGCACTCGACAAGGACATCGCCAAACGCCTGCTGAGGGCCGCGGGCCTGCCGGTGGCGCGTGCGGTGACCGTCCACAAGGGTGCCGCCCCTTCGCTGGCAGCCCTCGAAGCCGAGCTCGGCCTGCCGCTGTTCATCAAGCCGGCGCGGCAAGGATCGTCGGTCGGCGTCGCCAAGGTCCATGCCAGCCAGGAATTCGCGCCCGCCCTTACTGAGGCCTTCCGCCATGATCGAATCCTGCTTGCCGAGGAATTCGTGCGCGGCCGCGAGATCGAATTCAGCGTGCTGGAAGATGCGGCGGGAGAACTCTTCGTCTCCCGGCCGGGCGAGATCGTGCCTGCGGAAAGTCACGGCTTCTACAGCTACGATGCCAAATATATCGACGAGAAGGGCGCGGCTCTGAAAGTCCCGGCCGAACTGCCGCAGGAGGTCGAGGCGGCCATGCGCGACGTAGCCGCCAGAGCCTTCCGGGCTGTCGGCTGCGACGGCATGGCCCGCGTCGACTTCTTCCTGACCGATGACATGCAGTTCCTCGTCAATGAAATCAACACCATCCCCGGCTTCACCGATATCAGCATGTATTCCAAGGCGATGGCGGCAAGCGGCGTTCCTTACAGCGACATCATCGACGGCCTCGTCGATCACGGCCTGGCGCGCGCCGGCCGAGCCGGCTGAGGGGGCGGCGCGTTTAGCGCCTCCTAAAAACGCACCACTGGAAGGATTGCCGGCCACCAGCGGGTGTTGCGTGGTCCTCGCGCCAGTCGCGCTGAAGCGTGAAGGCGGGCGAGAATTCTGCCGCAAGGGCGGCCGCGTCGTAACGCTGGACCGGCAAGCCACTGCACCGTTCCGGCCCATCCGGGGCGAAGGTCGCGATGATCACGAAACTGCCCGGCGCCGTGCCGATTTCGCGCGCACGACGATAAGCCAGCCGCTGCTCGGGCTCGGTGAGGAAGTGAAAGACGGCACGGTCATGCCACACATCGTAATGGCGATCGGGCTGCCATGCCGTGACGTCGGCAACCACCCAAGCAACCCGGCCGGCATCATTCTGCAGCCGCGCCTTGGCGACCTCGAGCGCCGGCGCGGCGATGTCGAGAACGGTGAGATCAGACCACCCGCGCTCGACAAGCCGGTCGACAAGGTTCGATGCGCCGCCGCCCACGTCGATCAGCGAGGTCGTGGCCGGCAGGTGCAGCTCGTCAAGCGCTCGCAAGGAAGGCCCTGGCGTCGGCTGATACCAACTGACGCTATCGGCAGCTTTCGTACGGTAGACATCGTCCCAGTGTTCCCGCGTCGCGCCCGTCATCCGATATCACCATCTCTTGCGAAGCCCGTTGTCTGGCCGATTGACATGTAGGAACTGAGACGCCTGCAACCAATCGCACGGCGCCACCGACCATGTTCTCTTTTCAGAAAGGCAGGTGACGGTAGACGAGATCCTTGGGATCACTTCGGGCCGCGGTGAGATCAAGGCGCGCACCCAGCCGTTCCGCAACGGCAACGGAAGCCGCATTGCCGGGAGCGATATAGCTGACGAGTGATGGTAGCTTCAGCGTCGCAAAGGCCCAGTCGCGCAACGCCGAGGCTGCTTCGGTGGCATAACCCTTGCCCTCATATTCCTCATAGACGAACCAACCGAGCTCCTTCTCAGGAAAGAGTGGTCCATGATTGATCCCCACCTGACCGACGCATTCGCCGGTTTCGCCGAGTTCGATCGTCAGTGCCCCGTGCCCGAAAAGCTGCCAGAGAGCGACTTCATGACAGAACATCCCCCACGCCGCGCGCAGATCAAACGGCCCGCCCATTCCGACCGATCGCGGCGACGCCATCAGCTGCGCATAGGCGGCGAAATCGTCGATCTCGGGCATGCGAAGCCTGAGACGCTGGGTTCGAATGGTCATCGCGCCCGTTTCGGACATACCGTCGCCTTCTCTGTCAGCTTGGGTTTGGAGTTTCGACCCTTGAAGGGAATATCCTAGCTTTCAAATGCCGGGGCGAATTGCAACGTCCCGCTTGGCGGGGATCCGCGAAAAACAATCCGCTGCACGAGCCGCGTATCGAGGTCGAGGTACTTCAGTTGCCCGTCACTGCTGAAACCGGCACGGCTATAGATGTCGGGATTGCCGATCAGGGCACATCCGCTGGCATCCTTTTCGTTCAGCAGTTCGAGACCCCTGGCAATCAGCGCCTTGCCGATCCCCTGCCGCTGTCTCTCCGGCTTCACCGATATCGGCCCCAGCCCGAACCAGCCATCATGCGCGCCGTCGATCGTAAAAGGTGAAAACGCGACATGCCCCAGCATCTCGCCGTCCTGCGCAGCGACCAGCGATATCGTTAGATCGCCGTTTTGGCGAAGTCTTCGGACAATCTCCGCTTCCGTCCCGTCGCTGTAAGGCATCGGCTTGAAGGCGGTCCAGGTCAGATCATGGATCGCGTCGATATCCTCCGGCGTTTCGTCTCGGATAAGCATCTCGGTCAATTCCTCGGCCACGTTGTCGCTTGCAAACAATGTCTTATTCCATTGAAGCGAAGTACCGCAGATCCCAAGCGAAGATTGCTGGTGATAGCATGAGGCAGCAACCACGAAAAAGCCCGGTACGACGGCCGGGCTCTTCCTTGATCTCTTGTCGGCTAACCTCAGAAGGTTGCCGCACCGCTGCCCCAGGGGCCGTGGTGGAAATCCTTGCCATCCAGGCGGTCGAAGCCGTGGGCGCCGAAGAAGTCGCGCTGTGCCTGGATGAGGTTGGCCGTTCCCCTGCCCTGGCGATAGGCATCGAAATAGGTGAGCGCCGAGGTCAGCGCCGGCACCGGCAGGCCGGCCGAAATCGCAGCAGCGACGACGCGGCGAAGCGCCGGGATCGATTCCTTGACCATTTCCGAGAAGGCCGGCGTGACGATCAGGTTCGCGGCATCGGGGGCCTTGGTGAAGGCCGAGGTGATCTCGTCGAGGAACTGCGAGCGGATGATGCAGCCGGCGCGCCAGATACGGGCGATCGTCGGCATCGGCAGCGACCAGTTGAACTCGCGCGAGGCTTCCGCCATCACCGCGAAGCCCTGCGCATAGGCGCCGATCTTGGCGGCGAACAGCGCCAGCTCCAGATCCTTGTTGAGCTCGGGACCGTAGGCGATCGGGAAGGACACAGCCTGGGTGCCGAAGATCTTTTCGGCGGCTTCGCGCTGCGACTTCATCGAGGAAAGGCTGCGGGCAGCGACCGCGGCTTCGATCGCCGTTGCCGGAATGCCCATGTTCTGCGCCTCGATCGCCGACCATTTGCCGGTGCCCTTCTGGCCCGCTTTGTCGAGAATCATATCGACCATCGGACCGCCGGAGACGGGGTCGTTGGCGGCAAGCACCTTCTCGGAGATCTCGATCAGGTAGGAGTTCAGCCGGCCCTTGTTCCACTCGCCGAAGATGCCGGAGATGTCGGAGGCACTCTTGCCGAGGCCGTCACGCAGGATGCCGTAGATTTCGGCGATCATCTGCATATCGGCATATTCGATGCCGTTATGAATGGTCTTGACGAAATGGCCGGCACCGTCATTGCCGAGCCAGGCGACGCAGGGCTCGTCATTGTAGCGGGCGGCAATCGAGGTCAGCACCTTCTCGACCCGCTTCCAGGATTCCTCGGTGCCGCCGACCATGATCGACGGGCCGTGACGTGCACCTTCCTCGCCGCCGGAAACACCCATGCCGATGAAGGTCAGATCGGTATTCTTCAGGCGGTCGAAGCGGGCGACGGTGTCGCGGAAATTGGCGTTGCCGGCATCGATCATGATGTCGCCCTTGGAAAGATGCGGACGCAGCGCCTCCATCTGCTGGTCGACGGCATCGCCCGCCTTGATCATGATGATGATCGGGCGCGGCGGCCGGATCGCATCGACAAATTCTTCGATGGTCTTGCAAGGAATGATCTGCTTCTTCAGATCGCCGGCGCTCTCGTAGAATTCGTCGGTTTTCTCCGGCGTGCGGTTGAACACCGCGATTTTATTGCCTTTCTCCGCGATGTTGAGCGCCAGGTTGGAGCCCATGACCGCAAGGCCGATCAGTCCGATTTCTGCCTTTTCCACGACAAACCTCCGATGTGTCATTTGGACCGGTGTTGTGGCACTGTCTCGGTCAAACGGCAAGTCTGCCAAGGGTCTAATCGGTTCGCAAAAGTCAATGAAATGAGGCTTGCAACGCCGACTTGTCCGACAACTGGCCGGCGGCAAGCTGATCGGCGGACAGCAGGTTTTTGCGCGACCTGCCCTCAACGCCCTATCTGATGGTATCATCGGCGTTTCGGGAGATATCGCATTGGCATCGGAAAGACGGAAAGATACGGCACTGCTGGCGGCCCGCGCCGGCCGCTACCGCGAGTATGCGCCACCGCCGCCGCTCAGACGCCATTTCAGCCGGCTCTGGTCGCATGCGCTGCATGACGGACCGCCGGCAATGGTGGCGATCGTGCCGGACGGCTATTGCGACCTCCTCTTGATCGGCGGCCGGCTGGTCGTCGCCGGTCCCGACAGGACGGCGGCCTTTCCCGTTCTCCGACCCGGCACGATCGTCATCGGCGCACGTTTTGCGCCTGGGGCCGCGGCACCCTGGCTGAAGACACCGCTCTCGGCGCTGGTCGGCTGTTCGGTACCGCTCGGCGACATCGGCCGGAAGGACACGGCGGAATTCGAGGCGCGGCTTGGTGATTGTCCCGATCCTTCGACAGCCATGGCGCTGTTTGGCCGCCTGCTCGAGGCCGCCGGCGATGAGGAAGAACCCGCCCGCGACGCCGCCATGATCTTCGCCGCCGCCGATAGCGGTCACCAGGCGTCCGGTCTGCTCGATCGGCTTGGCATGAGCGAAAGGCAACTGCGCCGCCGCTGCCACCACCATTTCGGCTATGGCGCCAAGACGTTGGAACGCATCCGCCGGTTTCAGCGTTTCCTCGACCTCTGCCGCAGGTCGGACGTGATGCCGCTTGCCCGGCTTGCACTCGAAGCGGGCTTTGCCGACCAGCCCCACATGACGCGCGAGGTCGGCGAACTGTCGACACTGACGCCCGCCGTCATTCTCGGCCAGCTCGGCCAACTCGACCAGTTCAGCAAGTGAGAAAGGCCGGGCTGACCGTTTTGTTCAAGACGCTGCCGGCCGGTCTGTTATTCTGACGAAACCAAATGCAAGGACCTGCAAGCCATGCCGACAATGTCCGCGAAAATCATCCACCTGTCGATCGAGCGCGACTGGCGCGACGTCTATGATTTCGCCGGCAAGCCGGAGAATATGCCGCTCTGGGCCTCCGGCCTCGCAACCGGCCTCGAGCCTCACGGTGCCGATTGGATCGCCCACGGCGCTCTTGGCAGCGTCAAGGTGAGCTTCGTGCCGACCAATGAATTCGGCGTGATCGACCATACGGTGACGATCGAATCCGGTCTCAGGGTCTATAATGCGCTGCGCATCGTGCCGAACGGCGATGGCTGCGAGGTCATGTTCACGCTGTTGCGCCTGCCCGGCATGACCGATGCGCAGTTTGCCGCCGATGCCGCCCATGTCGAGAAGGATCTCGCCATGCTGAAAGCCCTGATGGAGAGATAGATGGCCGATAAATCAGAAAACCACGATCGCCGCATCGATTATGTCGAATTCAACGTCGCCGACATCGCCGCCGCCAAAGCCTTTTACGGCTCGGCCTTCGGCTGGCGTTTCACCGATTACGGCCCGAACTATTGCGAATTCGACGATGGCCGGCTGAAGGGCGGTTTCACCGATTTCGGCCCCGTGCGGCCGGGCGGCCCGCTTGTCGTCGTCTATGCCAAGGATCTGGAAGAGGTGCTGACCTCGGTCGAAAGGGCCGGCGGCACGATCTGCCGGCCGATTACCGATTTTCCCGGCGGTCGCCGCTTCCACTTCCTCGACCGCGACGGTTACGAACTGGCCGTCTGGGCGACCGCCTGAGGGCAAAGTCGATGATCAGGCAGCCGCAGGCAGGCATCGGATCAGCCAGCCTGCGGCTGCCGATCGATATCTCCCATGACGATCAGCGCGCCGATCACCGTGCCGCCGGCGTCGCGCAGCGGTGACATGCGACAGCGCACCTGCCGCGATCCGGCGTTGCCGGCCGAGCGCTCATAGGTGTAGTCGATCTGGCCGCCGGCAAAACAGGTGTCGAGCTTGTGCTTGGCGCATTCGGCAAACCGCTCCTCGCCGATGAATTCGGAAAGATGACGGCCGATCAGTTCCATCGGCTTTCTGTCGAGATGGGCGCTGTTGGCGGGATTGGAATAGAGGTAGCGATAATCCCTTGTCAGCACCGCCACCCGATCCGGCATGCTGTCAAGGATCACCGCGTTGAGGAACTGGCCGTTATCGGTATCCGGGACATAGGCCGCCGGCGGCTCGATGCGCGCATCCTGCGGCGAAGGCACGCGCCAGTCCGGCCCATGTGTCCCGAAATAACGGTCGAGCAGGAAGGAAAGCACCGTCGTGTGGTCGGTGACGCTGGCGCTGTCGTCGGCGTCCTGGCCGATCAGATGCGTCACAAACTGCAGTTGCATGTAGACTTCGAGCAGATTGACCGCCCGGTGGGCGAGGATGGCCTCGACCAGTGGCTCGACATGGCGGTCGAGCGCCGTGACGCGCTGATCGTCGCCGAGGCGTATGGCGTCCTCGATTTGCGTACAACGCAAGGAAAAAGCTCGAAAAAGCTCCAACAAGACGCCTCCAACTCCCATTGTCCCAAGAGACGAGTCCGAAACCTGACCTGGCTACACCTCTAAAATGCGCCCTGCAGTAGACATTATTCGCGCCTTAGTGGTGACGGGTAACATGAAGTGTTCCCGGTTTCAATCCGACAGGACCTGCCGCTTTTCACCGCTGATAAATGAGGGTGGACCTTTTTCATTTGGAACAGGTTCCAGATTCCAGCCCCGACGCGACTCCCTTTCTAAGGCGCGAGCGTCTGCTTGATTTGCCAGCGATCGTGATACCAGAGCCACTGTTCCGGATATTCCCGCACCCAGCTTTCCACCTTGTCGTTGAGTAGCTGGGCGGCCGCCGGCAGGTCGAGATTGCCCTTGGCGTCGCGCGGCATATCCAGCCGCGGCTCGATTTCCAGCCGGTAGCGATTTCCGGGCAGCCGGATGCAGCGCGCCGGATAGACCTCGCAATCGAACTGGCGCACCAGCTTCGGCAGCAGCGGATTGGTCTTGACCTCGCGTCCGAAGAAGGTGCCCTTCAGCCCCTTGCGGAATTTCTGGTCGACGAGCACGCCCACGCCCTGGCCTGCTTCCAGCTGCCGGGCGAGCGCGAAGGAGGAGCCGGCATGCGAGGGCACCAGCTTGCCCATGCGCACGCTCCTGAAGTCGAACACCTTCTTGGCGACATAAGGATTGTTCGGCGGCCGGAAGAGCACGGTCACATGAAGCCCGAAGGCAGCGCCGGCCACCGGCAACAGTTCGAAGTTGGCGGTATGGCCGGTGAAAACGATGAAGGGCCGCGGATTGTCACGCAGGTCGAGAAAGACAGGGATGCCCGACACCTCCACCCTGCCCGGCTCCAACTTTTCGGGATCGAAATCGAACAACTGGTCGAGGAAGACATATTCGGCGGCCAGCCGACCCATATTGCCCCAGCTGCCGAGTGCGATCTCCTCGATCTCAGCCTCGCTCTTCTCGGGGAAGGCGTTGCGCAGATTGGTCAGCATCAGCCTGTGGCGGCGGGTCCGCCGGCCGAGGCGGCGCATCAGCCTGTCGGCGAAGCGGATCGCGCCATCGGCCGGAAATAGCTTCAGCACATTCAGGAAACCGAACATTACCTGGGCCACCAGCCATTGCTGGAAATTCCTCAGCGCCAGAACGATTCGGGTGATGAAGAGCTTCACGCGGTCAATCCATCTTCAGGATGATCTTGCCGAAGATCTGGCGCGATTCCATCCGTTCCAATGCCCGGTCGATATCGCTGAAGCTGACCTCGGTGTCGATGACGGGATGGACGAGTCCACGGCCCATTTTCTGCATCGCATCCGCCATGTTCTCCATGCGGCAGCCGAAGGAGCCGAAGAGCTTCAATTGCTGCTGAAACAGCATCATCAGGTTCATCTCGGTGGAAACACCCGAGGTCGACCCGCAGGTGACGAGCCGCCCGCCGCGCTTCATGCAGAGCATCGAGCCGGCCCAGGTATCCTTGCCGACATGTTCGAAGACGACGTCGACACCCTTCTTCTTGGTGAGCTTGCGCACCACGCCCTCGAAGCGTTCGGTGCGGTAGTTGATGACGTGATCGGCGCCGAGCGCCTTGGCCTTTTCGATCTTGTCGTCGGATCCGACCGTAGTGATGACGGTGCAGCCGATCTTCTTGGCAAGCTGGATCGCCGCCGTTCCGATGCCGGAGCCGCCGGCATGGACGAGGATCGTCTCGCCGGGCTCGAGCTTGGCATTGTCGAACAGCATGTGCTCGACGGTGCCGAAGGTAACGGGCGCAAGCGCCGCGCCGATCGCGTCGACGCCGGGAGGGGCCGGTACTAACAGACGCGAGGGAAGGTTGACCTTCTCCTGCGCAAAGCCATCGAGATGGAAGCCGTGCACGCCGGAAACATGTTCGCAGAGATTGTCGCGGCCTTCGCGGCAGGGACGGCAGAGGCCGCAGGTGCGCGCGCCGTAAATGGAGACGAGCTGGCCCGGCAGCACGTTGGCGACGCCCGGCCCGATCGCCTCGACGACGCCAGAAGCTTCCGCACCGATGACCAGCGGCATCTTGCGCTTGGCAAAAGCCATGCCGCGCCAGCCCCAGACGTCGATATGATTGAGCGCCACCGCCTTGACACGCAACGTCACCTCGCCGGCGGCAGGCGCGTCCGGTTCCGGCAGGTCGGTGATCTCAAGTTTGCGGTCATCGATCAGTTGCAAAGCGCGCATGGCAAAATCCCTCGCCTTCAAGACGGTCTTCTTGTTTTGAAATTGTCGCGAACCGCTTAAGCCGGTTCGAGCGCCATGACAAGGCTGGCATTCTGCCCGCCGAAGCCGAAGGAGTTGGAAAGCACGGCTGAAACCTGAGCTTCCCGCTTCTTGTTCGGCACGACATCCAGAACGATCGACGGATCGGGGTTGTTATAGTTGATGGTCGGCGGCAGCGTCCCGGTCAGCATCGTCTGCAGCGAGAAAACCGCCTCGACGGCGCCGGCCGCCGTCAGCGTGTGGCCGATCATCGACTTGTTCGACGAGACCGGAATGCCGACCAGCTTCTCACCGAAGACGGCTGACATCGAACCATATTCCATCTTGTCGTTCTCAGGCGTCGAGGTGCCGTGGGCATTGATATAGCCGATATCGCCCTCGCTCATGCCGGCATCGGCGAGCGCTGCGCGGATCGTCGCAATCGCCGGGCCGCCGTCAGGCGACGACCGGGTGCGGTGGAAGCTATCGGCCTTGTCGCCGGCGCCCTTCATGATGCCGAGCACCTTGGCGCCGCGGGCAACCGCTGATTCCAGCGATTCCAGCACCAGCGTCGCCGCGCCTTCGGCGATGACGAAGCCGTCGCGATCCTTGCTGAACGGCTTGGAGGCCTTGGTCGGCGGATCGTTCTGGGTCGAAAGCGCAGACAGCAGCGAGAAGCGGATCAGCGCTTCGGCGCTCAGCGAGCCGTCGGTCGCAACCGTCAGCGCCCGGGTCGTACGGCCCTGGCGGATTGCCTCGATGCCGAGCTGGATCGCCGTGACGCCCGAAGCGCAGGCGGTCGACAGCGTCACGGGAAGGCCGCGGGTGCCGAACCGGTCGGCAAGGCGCTCGGAAATAGCGCCGAACAGTGCTGCCTCATGGAACGCCGGGTCCGGCCGCTGGCGCAGCGCCGTCAGGAAGCGCTCATAGGCATCCCCCGGATGATCGGATGCCGGCGAACGGTCGGCAAGCTCGAAACGCGCGCTCCATTCCGGCTCGATCGGCGGGGCGGCGAGGAACAGCGGGCCGTTGAAATCGCCGGAAAGGCCGGCATCGGCCAGCGCCTCGATCGTCGTTTCGCGGGCGAAGGCATAGGAACGCTCGACGGCGTTCGGCGCCGGAATGCCGATGAAATCGACCGTGCCGGCAATGCGCGTCGACAGTCCCTCGGTCGGGAAGCGGTTGATCTCGTGGATGCCCGACGTTCCGGAGGTCAGGGCCGACCAGTTGTCGCTGAGGCCCTGGCCGAGCGAGGTGATGATGCCCATGCCTGTGACGGCAACGATCGGACGGCCGAGATGATCCCTGTAAGCGGAAGCTGTCATGTCCTTACTCCTCACGCATCTGCGGAAAGAACGGCAACGCCCTCGCCGCGCTGGTGGCCGACCGTGGTCACGATGGCGGCAGTGGCGCCTGCCCGCATCGGCGCCTCATGGGCGGCATCGAAGGGCGGAACCTTGGCCTTGCCGTCGACGGCAAGGGCTGCGAGCGCCAGACCCAGCGTGAACTGCGTCTCGATCGTATGGCCGGTGACGCCGCCGAAGCCGCGGATTGCAACGTCGGGCAATTGATGTTCGAGCACCGCCCGCTCGCGGGCGGCAAGATCGTGCATGCCGGTCGAACCGGAAAAGATCGCCGTGCTCTCGGCGGCAAGGCCGGCGGCCGGCGCCAGGAGGCGCTCCAGCCGGACTTCGAAATTACCGGCATTGCGATTGCCGCGGTCGCCCTCGACGGCGTCGATGACGGCATAGATATGGGCGCCGCGGGCTCTAGCATGCTGGCGCGATTCGAGCACCAGGAAGGCGCCTGCCGAACCGGTGATCATGCCGCCGCCGTCGCTGGGTCTGCGCGACCAGAGCGGCACCCAGTCGCCGCGCGCATGGGCGCCGATCGCCTCTGTGAGCAGGATCATGTCGGGCCGCTCGGCCGCAAAGGCGCCGCCAACCAGCGCATGCGAGGATTCGCCGGATTTGATGCGGTAGAAGGCGGTCTCGACGGCCGAAATGCCAGCCGCTTCTTCACCCATGAAGGT of Rhizobium sp. BT04 contains these proteins:
- a CDS encoding D-alanine--D-alanine ligase family protein encodes the protein MTPSPNRLRIAVLFGGRSAEHDVSVLSATNVMGALKPEKYDAVPIFITKEGQWLLSSFEDGALATPSSGTEICLVPGGQGRMLAMPAHGAPHELARIDILFPVLHGPHGEDGSVQGVAEVARVPFAGCGILGSAAALDKDIAKRLLRAAGLPVARAVTVHKGAAPSLAALEAELGLPLFIKPARQGSSVGVAKVHASQEFAPALTEAFRHDRILLAEEFVRGREIEFSVLEDAAGELFVSRPGEIVPAESHGFYSYDAKYIDEKGAALKVPAELPQEVEAAMRDVAARAFRAVGCDGMARVDFFLTDDMQFLVNEINTIPGFTDISMYSKAMAASGVPYSDIIDGLVDHGLARAGRAG
- a CDS encoding class I SAM-dependent methyltransferase, whose protein sequence is MTGATREHWDDVYRTKAADSVSWYQPTPGPSLRALDELHLPATTSLIDVGGGASNLVDRLVERGWSDLTVLDIAAPALEVAKARLQNDAGRVAWVVADVTAWQPDRHYDVWHDRAVFHFLTEPEQRLAYRRAREIGTAPGSFVIIATFAPDGPERCSGLPVQRYDAAALAAEFSPAFTLQRDWREDHATPAGGRQSFQWCVFRRR
- a CDS encoding GNAT family N-acetyltransferase, which gives rise to MSETGAMTIRTQRLRLRMPEIDDFAAYAQLMASPRSVGMGGPFDLRAAWGMFCHEVALWQLFGHGALTIELGETGECVGQVGINHGPLFPEKELGWFVYEEYEGKGYATEAASALRDWAFATLKLPSLVSYIAPGNAASVAVAERLGARLDLTAARSDPKDLVYRHLPF
- a CDS encoding GNAT family N-acetyltransferase, whose protein sequence is MLIRDETPEDIDAIHDLTWTAFKPMPYSDGTEAEIVRRLRQNGDLTISLVAAQDGEMLGHVAFSPFTIDGAHDGWFGLGPISVKPERQRQGIGKALIARGLELLNEKDASGCALIGNPDIYSRAGFSSDGQLKYLDLDTRLVQRIVFRGSPPSGTLQFAPAFES
- the gndA gene encoding NADP-dependent phosphogluconate dehydrogenase produces the protein MTHRRFVVEKAEIGLIGLAVMGSNLALNIAEKGNKIAVFNRTPEKTDEFYESAGDLKKQIIPCKTIEEFVDAIRPPRPIIIMIKAGDAVDQQMEALRPHLSKGDIMIDAGNANFRDTVARFDRLKNTDLTFIGMGVSGGEEGARHGPSIMVGGTEESWKRVEKVLTSIAARYNDEPCVAWLGNDGAGHFVKTIHNGIEYADMQMIAEIYGILRDGLGKSASDISGIFGEWNKGRLNSYLIEISEKVLAANDPVSGGPMVDMILDKAGQKGTGKWSAIEAQNMGIPATAIEAAVAARSLSSMKSQREAAEKIFGTQAVSFPIAYGPELNKDLELALFAAKIGAYAQGFAVMAEASREFNWSLPMPTIARIWRAGCIIRSQFLDEITSAFTKAPDAANLIVTPAFSEMVKESIPALRRVVAAAISAGLPVPALTSALTYFDAYRQGRGTANLIQAQRDFFGAHGFDRLDGKDFHHGPWGSGAATF
- a CDS encoding helix-turn-helix domain-containing protein, with product MASERRKDTALLAARAGRYREYAPPPPLRRHFSRLWSHALHDGPPAMVAIVPDGYCDLLLIGGRLVVAGPDRTAAFPVLRPGTIVIGARFAPGAAAPWLKTPLSALVGCSVPLGDIGRKDTAEFEARLGDCPDPSTAMALFGRLLEAAGDEEEPARDAAMIFAAADSGHQASGLLDRLGMSERQLRRRCHHHFGYGAKTLERIRRFQRFLDLCRRSDVMPLARLALEAGFADQPHMTREVGELSTLTPAVILGQLGQLDQFSK
- a CDS encoding SRPBCC family protein yields the protein MPTMSAKIIHLSIERDWRDVYDFAGKPENMPLWASGLATGLEPHGADWIAHGALGSVKVSFVPTNEFGVIDHTVTIESGLRVYNALRIVPNGDGCEVMFTLLRLPGMTDAQFAADAAHVEKDLAMLKALMER
- a CDS encoding VOC family protein, yielding MADKSENHDRRIDYVEFNVADIAAAKAFYGSAFGWRFTDYGPNYCEFDDGRLKGGFTDFGPVRPGGPLVVVYAKDLEEVLTSVERAGGTICRPITDFPGGRRFHFLDRDGYELAVWATA
- a CDS encoding PAS domain-containing protein, which translates into the protein MLELFRAFSLRCTQIEDAIRLGDDQRVTALDRHVEPLVEAILAHRAVNLLEVYMQLQFVTHLIGQDADDSASVTDHTTVLSFLLDRYFGTHGPDWRVPSPQDARIEPPAAYVPDTDNGQFLNAVILDSMPDRVAVLTRDYRYLYSNPANSAHLDRKPMELIGRHLSEFIGEERFAECAKHKLDTCFAGGQIDYTYERSAGNAGSRQVRCRMSPLRDAGGTVIGALIVMGDIDRQPQAG
- a CDS encoding lipid A biosynthesis lauroyl acyltransferase, translated to MKLFITRIVLALRNFQQWLVAQVMFGFLNVLKLFPADGAIRFADRLMRRLGRRTRRHRLMLTNLRNAFPEKSEAEIEEIALGSWGNMGRLAAEYVFLDQLFDFDPEKLEPGRVEVSGIPVFLDLRDNPRPFIVFTGHTANFELLPVAGAAFGLHVTVLFRPPNNPYVAKKVFDFRSVRMGKLVPSHAGSSFALARQLEAGQGVGVLVDQKFRKGLKGTFFGREVKTNPLLPKLVRQFDCEVYPARCIRLPGNRYRLEIEPRLDMPRDAKGNLDLPAAAQLLNDKVESWVREYPEQWLWYHDRWQIKQTLAP
- a CDS encoding zinc-binding dehydrogenase — protein: MRALQLIDDRKLEITDLPEPDAPAAGEVTLRVKAVALNHIDVWGWRGMAFAKRKMPLVIGAEASGVVEAIGPGVANVLPGQLVSIYGARTCGLCRPCREGRDNLCEHVSGVHGFHLDGFAQEKVNLPSRLLVPAPPGVDAIGAALAPVTFGTVEHMLFDNAKLEPGETILVHAGGSGIGTAAIQLAKKIGCTVITTVGSDDKIEKAKALGADHVINYRTERFEGVVRKLTKKKGVDVVFEHVGKDTWAGSMLCMKRGGRLVTCGSTSGVSTEMNLMMLFQQQLKLFGSFGCRMENMADAMQKMGRGLVHPVIDTEVSFSDIDRALERMESRQIFGKIILKMD
- a CDS encoding beta-ketoacyl-ACP synthase encodes the protein MTASAYRDHLGRPIVAVTGMGIITSLGQGLSDNWSALTSGTSGIHEINRFPTEGLSTRIAGTVDFIGIPAPNAVERSYAFARETTIEALADAGLSGDFNGPLFLAAPPIEPEWSARFELADRSPASDHPGDAYERFLTALRQRPDPAFHEAALFGAISERLADRFGTRGLPVTLSTACASGVTAIQLGIEAIRQGRTTRALTVATDGSLSAEALIRFSLLSALSTQNDPPTKASKPFSKDRDGFVIAEGAATLVLESLESAVARGAKVLGIMKGAGDKADSFHRTRSSPDGGPAIATIRAALADAGMSEGDIGYINAHGTSTPENDKMEYGSMSAVFGEKLVGIPVSSNKSMIGHTLTAAGAVEAVFSLQTMLTGTLPPTINYNNPDPSIVLDVVPNKKREAQVSAVLSNSFGFGGQNASLVMALEPA
- a CDS encoding beta-ketoacyl-ACP synthase; the protein is MSKAANDVVISGIGIVTCQGVGKDAHIALLSAASAPKAIVETEKFKPYPVHPLPEIDWSQQIAKRGDQRQMENWQRIGVFAAGLALDDAGFKDDIEACGTMDMIVAAGGGERDINVDTLIVDEALKRNDRELLLNEKLTTELRPTLFLAQLSNLLAGNISIVHKVTGSSRTFMGEEAAGISAVETAFYRIKSGESSHALVGGAFAAERPDMILLTEAIGAHARGDWVPLWSRRPSDGGGMITGSAGAFLVLESRQHARARGAHIYAVIDAVEGDRGNRNAGNFEVRLERLLAPAAGLAAESTAIFSGSTGMHDLAARERAVLEHQLPDVAIRGFGGVTGHTIETQFTLGLALAALAVDGKAKVPPFDAAHEAPMRAGATAAIVTTVGHQRGEGVAVLSADA